A stretch of Prosthecochloris marina DNA encodes these proteins:
- a CDS encoding helix-turn-helix domain-containing protein — MSLTWSQLEDMPLLDIIGQGETRHIEFKRLVHSPKKIAKSIVAFANTEGGIILIGVDDDKRITGIHSEKEMLEIVHDAVKWHVEPVLRIETEVVEYKKRLVLMVIVPESSDKPHYHISTEHDDNPTLKKVHTKKVYLREESHNKVASPDRIFLMESAGDPLKLSFGTNEKMLLGYLAKNATITAQEFSSLAGIPFQKAMQTLVALVRSGAIKLCTDGQESYYCLQDA; from the coding sequence ATGTCACTCACCTGGTCTCAGCTTGAAGATATGCCTCTGCTCGACATCATCGGGCAGGGGGAAACAAGACACATCGAATTCAAACGGTTGGTACATTCCCCGAAAAAAATAGCCAAATCCATCGTCGCTTTCGCCAACACCGAAGGCGGTATTATTCTTATCGGCGTGGACGATGATAAAAGGATTACGGGTATTCACAGCGAAAAAGAGATGCTCGAAATCGTACATGATGCGGTAAAGTGGCATGTAGAACCGGTACTTCGAATTGAAACGGAAGTGGTCGAGTATAAAAAGCGGCTGGTGCTCATGGTCATCGTTCCTGAAAGCAGCGATAAACCCCACTACCACATTTCAACCGAACACGATGACAACCCTACCCTGAAAAAAGTACATACAAAGAAAGTGTACCTGCGAGAAGAAAGCCATAACAAGGTTGCCTCTCCCGACAGGATCTTTCTCATGGAATCGGCAGGCGATCCCTTGAAACTGTCCTTTGGTACAAATGAAAAAATGCTGCTGGGCTACCTGGCGAAAAACGCAACAATCACAGCCCAGGAATTCAGCTCACTTGCGGGTATCCCTTTTCAGAAAGCCATGCAGACTCTCGTTGCTTTGGTACGGTCGGGGGCCATCAAACTCTGCACTGATGGCCAGGAAAGCTACTATTGCCTGCAGGATGCGTGA
- a CDS encoding NAD-dependent epimerase, giving the protein MKILVTGAAGFIGFHVSRSLVERGDEVVGIDNLNSYYDPALKNARLELLQESENFRFIRLDLADREGIEELFAVEKFNRVVNLAAQAGVRYSLENPHSYIDSNIVGFTHILEGCRHHHVEHLVYASSSSVYGANETMPFSVHDNVDHPLSLYAATKKSNELMAHTYSYLYGIPTTGLRFFTVYGPWGRPDMALFLFTKAILDGKPIKVFNYGKHRRDFTYIDDITEGVIRTLDHVAVANPDWSGLKPDPGSSKAPWRVYNIGNSEPVELMDYIAALEKALGKTAEKEFLPLQPGDVPDTYADVAQLIQDVSYHPQTPVEEGIQKFVDWYREYYGISDE; this is encoded by the coding sequence ATGAAAATATTGGTTACCGGAGCGGCCGGTTTTATCGGCTTCCATGTGAGCCGTAGCCTTGTCGAACGAGGAGACGAGGTTGTAGGTATAGATAACCTCAACAGTTATTATGATCCTGCATTGAAAAACGCCCGTCTCGAACTGTTGCAGGAATCGGAGAACTTCCGGTTCATAAGGCTCGATCTTGCTGACAGAGAGGGAATAGAAGAGCTGTTTGCCGTTGAGAAATTCAACCGGGTCGTGAACCTGGCGGCACAGGCCGGTGTGCGTTATTCGCTTGAAAATCCTCATTCCTATATCGATAGCAATATTGTCGGTTTCACACATATTCTCGAAGGGTGCAGGCACCATCACGTCGAACATCTTGTCTATGCCTCTTCGAGTTCCGTTTACGGAGCGAACGAGACTATGCCGTTCTCTGTTCACGACAATGTCGATCATCCTCTTTCATTGTATGCCGCCACAAAGAAATCAAATGAACTCATGGCGCATACATATAGTTACCTTTACGGAATTCCGACGACAGGGCTGCGTTTTTTCACGGTTTATGGCCCGTGGGGAAGGCCCGATATGGCGCTTTTTCTCTTTACCAAAGCTATTCTTGACGGCAAGCCGATCAAGGTGTTCAACTATGGAAAGCACCGCAGGGATTTTACCTATATCGATGACATTACTGAAGGGGTGATTCGTACCCTCGATCACGTGGCTGTTGCTAACCCTGACTGGTCGGGGCTCAAACCCGACCCGGGATCAAGCAAGGCGCCCTGGCGGGTATACAACATAGGTAACAGCGAGCCGGTTGAGCTTATGGATTATATAGCAGCTCTCGAAAAGGCATTGGGGAAAACAGCGGAAAAAGAATTTCTTCCCTTACAGCCGGGCGACGTACCGGATACCTACGCCGATGTAGCACAGCTGATTCAGGATGTGAGCTATCATCCTCAGACTCCTGTCGAGGAAGGGATACAGAAGTTTGTTGACTGGTATCGGGAGTATTATGGGATTAGTGACGAGTGA
- a CDS encoding UpxY family transcription antiterminator, whose product MNGQKGQYWYAVYVRSRFEKKVHQFFLEKGITSYLPLVETWRQWSDRKKKVSLPLFKGYVFVKIAYKSDHYRVLDTDGVVKFVGIRNVPSVIVDRDIEWIKILAGEPDALKDVFPGMPSGQKVKVITGPFLGLEGVVRKEGRGAKLVVYFDSIMQGIEVLINPEFLQPIQNH is encoded by the coding sequence ATGAATGGTCAAAAGGGCCAGTACTGGTATGCTGTCTACGTGCGTTCGCGATTTGAAAAAAAAGTTCACCAGTTTTTTCTGGAAAAAGGAATAACCAGCTATCTGCCGCTTGTCGAGACCTGGCGCCAGTGGAGTGACCGGAAGAAAAAAGTAAGCTTGCCTCTCTTCAAAGGCTATGTTTTTGTGAAAATAGCTTACAAAAGTGATCATTACAGGGTTCTCGATACCGATGGTGTCGTGAAGTTCGTCGGTATACGGAATGTCCCTTCGGTTATTGTCGACAGGGATATTGAATGGATTAAAATTCTTGCAGGCGAACCTGATGCTCTCAAGGACGTTTTTCCAGGGATGCCTTCCGGCCAGAAAGTCAAGGTGATTACCGGTCCATTTCTCGGTCTTGAAGGTGTTGTTCGAAAAGAGGGGCGTGGGGCGAAACTTGTCGTATATTTCGACAGCATTATGCAGGGGATCGAAGTCCTTATCAATCCGGAGTTCCTTCAGCCTATACAAAATCACTGA
- the tgt gene encoding tRNA guanosine(34) transglycosylase Tgt — translation MNFSVIHKDSRTAARSGLLRTDHGEIPTPVFMPVGTKASVKSVEPEELTAQQTHIILANTYHLYLRPGNGIVGKAGGVHRFMNWHKPLLTDSGGYQVYSLSELRTIDEEGVRFKSHIDGSMLYFTPENVIDTQRIIGSDIMMPLDECPPWPAEKTYVQESGDMTVRWAERAKKHFESTQPHYNHSQALFGITQGGTYADLRTQVSKELVDLDFDGYSIGGLAVGEPAEEMYRILELSHTVLPENKPRYLMGVGTPENILNAIERGVDMFDCVIPTREARNGRVYTRNGHINLRSARFAEDFTPIDEGFDNHVCRNYSRAYIRHLLNVGEILGLKLCTLHNISFFMWLTRTAREQIIRGSFREWKDSFLQTFNAGKQS, via the coding sequence ATGAATTTTAGCGTTATCCACAAAGATTCCCGCACCGCGGCACGCAGTGGGCTCCTGCGAACCGATCACGGAGAAATACCAACCCCTGTCTTTATGCCGGTCGGTACAAAGGCAAGCGTGAAATCGGTTGAACCTGAAGAGCTCACAGCACAGCAGACGCATATCATCCTCGCCAACACCTATCATCTTTATCTCAGGCCCGGAAATGGTATTGTCGGTAAGGCTGGTGGTGTACATCGATTCATGAACTGGCACAAGCCCCTTTTGACCGACAGCGGAGGATATCAGGTTTATTCTCTTTCCGAGCTCAGAACCATCGATGAAGAGGGCGTCCGTTTCAAGTCGCATATCGACGGTTCCATGCTGTACTTTACACCCGAAAACGTTATCGATACACAGAGAATTATCGGCAGTGACATCATGATGCCTCTTGACGAGTGTCCGCCGTGGCCGGCAGAAAAAACATATGTGCAAGAATCAGGTGATATGACGGTGCGATGGGCAGAGCGGGCAAAAAAGCATTTTGAATCAACACAACCCCACTACAATCACAGTCAAGCCCTTTTCGGCATTACCCAAGGTGGCACCTATGCTGACTTGCGAACACAGGTCAGCAAAGAGCTTGTCGACCTGGATTTCGACGGCTATTCCATCGGTGGCCTTGCCGTTGGCGAGCCTGCCGAAGAGATGTACCGTATCCTCGAACTTTCCCATACGGTTCTTCCTGAAAACAAGCCCCGTTACCTGATGGGGGTCGGCACGCCCGAGAATATTCTCAACGCCATCGAACGGGGTGTCGACATGTTCGATTGTGTCATTCCCACCCGTGAAGCCCGAAACGGACGGGTTTATACAAGAAACGGCCATATCAATTTGCGTTCCGCGCGATTTGCCGAGGATTTCACGCCAATCGACGAAGGATTCGACAACCACGTCTGCAGAAACTATTCGAGAGCATACATACGCCATCTGCTCAATGTCGGAGAGATACTCGGACTCAAGCTCTGCACCCTGCACAACATCTCATTTTTCATGTGGCTCACCCGTACCGCAAGGGAACAGATTATCCGGGGAAGTTTCAGAGAGTGGAAAGACAGTTTTCTCCAGACATTCAACGCCGGTAAACAATCCTGA
- the rimO gene encoding 30S ribosomal protein S12 methylthiotransferase RimO translates to MLRNNRSIFLLSLGCSKNTVDSERLINQAEKNGLRFVENADDADIIIINTCGFIADAKTESIDEMLAAAEKRKQGEIAALYVMGCLSALYAQELRAELPEVDHFFGTSDMEKIIEILGGTFSPKHLHERTLLTPPHYAWLKIAEGCNRTCSFCAIPKMRGAYTSESVENLLEEAILLRNKGVQEINLIAQDISVYGYDRYGSSRLNALLLELSDLDFHWIRLLYAYPQNFPTEVVDTMRERENICNYLDMPVQHINDRILSSMKRGIGKEDTVRLLESIRESNPDIRLRTTMITGYPGETREEFEELIDFIRIFRFDRLGCFAYSHEEHTSAYANLEDTVPEKEKEKRVQEIMELQENISRENNKKFEGQSIEILIDEVDGSTVYGRTQYDAPEVDNECIVNIENNAVKPGDFCTVYIEDSTAYELYGVIEPANLE, encoded by the coding sequence ATGCTCCGCAACAACAGATCGATCTTTCTCCTGAGCCTCGGCTGCTCCAAGAACACTGTCGATTCCGAAAGGCTCATCAATCAGGCAGAGAAAAACGGGTTACGCTTTGTAGAAAATGCAGACGATGCCGACATCATCATCATCAACACCTGCGGGTTCATTGCAGATGCCAAAACCGAATCGATAGATGAAATGCTGGCTGCCGCAGAAAAACGAAAACAAGGCGAAATAGCGGCACTTTATGTCATGGGCTGCCTCAGCGCCTTGTATGCACAGGAACTTCGAGCCGAACTGCCGGAAGTCGATCACTTTTTCGGCACTTCCGATATGGAGAAAATCATCGAAATTCTCGGTGGAACCTTTTCCCCAAAGCATCTGCATGAACGAACCTTGCTCACGCCTCCCCACTACGCCTGGCTGAAGATCGCCGAAGGATGTAACCGCACCTGTTCATTTTGTGCAATCCCGAAGATGCGCGGCGCCTATACCAGCGAATCTGTCGAAAACCTGCTCGAAGAAGCCATTCTGCTCAGGAACAAAGGTGTACAGGAAATCAACCTGATTGCTCAAGACATCAGCGTCTATGGTTACGACCGCTACGGTTCATCCCGACTGAACGCCCTTTTGCTTGAACTCTCGGACCTTGACTTCCACTGGATCAGACTGCTCTACGCCTATCCGCAGAACTTCCCGACCGAGGTTGTCGATACCATGCGTGAGCGTGAAAACATCTGCAATTATCTCGACATGCCGGTTCAGCACATCAACGACCGCATCCTCAGTTCGATGAAACGCGGAATCGGCAAAGAAGACACTGTCCGCTTGCTGGAATCGATCCGGGAAAGCAATCCTGATATCAGGCTACGAACCACCATGATAACCGGTTATCCGGGAGAAACGAGGGAGGAGTTCGAAGAACTGATCGACTTCATTCGGATATTCCGCTTCGACCGGCTCGGCTGCTTTGCCTACAGCCATGAGGAGCATACCTCTGCCTACGCAAACCTCGAGGATACTGTACCGGAAAAAGAAAAAGAGAAGCGGGTACAGGAAATCATGGAGCTGCAGGAAAACATTTCGAGAGAGAACAATAAAAAATTCGAGGGACAGTCAATAGAAATCCTGATCGATGAAGTTGACGGTTCAACCGTCTACGGTCGAACGCAATATGATGCTCCGGAAGTTGATAACGAATGTATTGTGAACATCGAAAACAATGCTGTCAAACCCGGAGACTTCTGTACAGTGTATATCGAGGACAGTACCGCCTACGAGCTATATGGGGTCATCGAACCGGCCAACCTTGAATGA
- a CDS encoding KamA family radical SAM protein gives MPEEWVRQMQNQVNSLEKLEKYINVTEDERHAIETLQTKWGVSPYFASLMDNDNPNCPIRKQVIPSMQEQVNEFGMDNYLVWKENRATDEVRPDSIARQYHDRIAFTVIETCAIYCRHCFRKELVVDQDLQLRMDVDEGLAWIAEHPEIRDVLITGGDPLLLSDDKLGHLIGRLREIPHIEMIRIGSRLPIVLPHRITEGLKKAIGGFHKVPVWINTQCNHPKEITDETEKAVYELMSCGINVGNQAVLLKGINDDVETFRELHQKLLRIRIRPYYVFYCEPAPGIDHFRTPVEKGAELIRDALRGHTTGLAQPMYVLATNIGKIPLMPDYYIVDKNEKEYALRNHQGKTTTIPNIPE, from the coding sequence ATGCCGGAAGAATGGGTGAGACAAATGCAAAATCAAGTAAATTCACTTGAGAAGCTGGAGAAGTACATCAATGTAACTGAGGACGAAAGGCACGCTATTGAAACGTTACAAACGAAATGGGGTGTATCTCCCTATTTTGCTTCATTGATGGACAACGATAATCCAAACTGCCCAATTCGTAAACAGGTTATTCCATCGATGCAGGAACAGGTTAACGAATTCGGAATGGATAATTATCTGGTTTGGAAAGAAAACAGGGCAACCGACGAAGTCCGGCCCGATAGTATTGCCCGTCAATACCACGATCGTATTGCCTTTACGGTTATCGAAACGTGTGCGATTTATTGTCGACATTGCTTCCGCAAGGAGCTCGTTGTCGATCAGGATCTGCAACTGCGTATGGATGTGGATGAAGGGTTGGCCTGGATCGCCGAACATCCTGAAATTCGTGATGTACTTATAACGGGAGGCGATCCATTGCTTTTATCCGACGATAAATTGGGGCATCTGATAGGGAGGCTTCGCGAGATACCGCACATAGAAATGATTCGTATAGGTTCCCGTCTGCCTATAGTGTTGCCGCACCGGATCACTGAAGGCTTGAAGAAGGCTATCGGTGGCTTTCATAAAGTTCCCGTCTGGATTAATACGCAGTGTAATCATCCAAAAGAGATTACGGATGAAACAGAGAAAGCCGTCTACGAACTGATGAGCTGTGGTATCAATGTTGGAAATCAGGCGGTTTTACTGAAAGGAATCAATGATGATGTCGAGACGTTTAGAGAGCTGCATCAGAAACTACTACGCATTCGCATCAGACCATATTATGTTTTTTACTGTGAACCTGCTCCTGGCATCGATCATTTCCGAACGCCTGTAGAAAAAGGAGCCGAGTTGATCCGTGATGCATTGCGCGGTCATACCACTGGTCTTGCACAACCGATGTATGTCCTGGCAACCAACATTGGCAAGATTCCATTGATGCCGGACTATTACATCGTCGATAAAAATGAAAAAGAATACGCGTTGCGAAACCACCAGGGAAAGACCACTACAATTCCCAATATTCCTGAATAA
- a CDS encoding methyltransferase family protein, whose product MKKITPPFLFIICIVIMAGLWWMLPLVRFVPFPINLLGVLVFAVGLGIAKRGSDVFEKEGTNIETFNNPDILVTDGLFRISRNPMYLGFLTALVGMAVMLGNLSSFLVAFVFFIVTDRWYITFEEDAMAKAFGKRYAEYKAKTRRWL is encoded by the coding sequence ATGAAAAAAATCACACCTCCTTTTTTGTTTATTATCTGTATAGTTATCATGGCAGGGCTTTGGTGGATGCTCCCCCTTGTTCGTTTTGTCCCATTCCCGATAAACCTGCTTGGAGTTCTTGTCTTTGCCGTCGGGCTGGGCATCGCCAAACGCGGTTCGGATGTCTTCGAGAAAGAAGGAACGAATATAGAGACATTCAACAATCCGGATATATTGGTCACCGACGGCCTCTTTCGAATAAGCAGAAACCCGATGTATCTCGGTTTTCTTACAGCTCTGGTTGGAATGGCTGTTATGCTGGGAAATTTGTCATCCTTCCTGGTTGCTTTTGTTTTTTTTATCGTAACCGACCGTTGGTACATCACATTTGAAGAAGACGCCATGGCTAAAGCGTTTGGCAAACGGTATGCGGAATACAAAGCGAAAACAAGGCGCTGGCTGTGA